A DNA window from Actinomadura coerulea contains the following coding sequences:
- a CDS encoding bifunctional MaoC family dehydratase N-terminal/OB-fold nucleic acid binding domain-containing protein, translating to MSGNGEEYEARLQAWAGRPYGARRTGQDPVNIPMIRHWVEAMEDGNPVYLDEEAARATGRDGVVAPASMMQAWTMRGYAASVRADPAGPDELTELLAEGGYTSVVATDSEFEFHRELVPGDRVSVEETVESISPEKKTALGAGRFVSTVKTYRDESGEVVATQRWRLLRFRPADKPAGKPAPEPAEEKPPRPRPAINLDNAFWFEAAREHRLVIQRCADCKSLRHPPGPCCPQCGSFDWDTVQASGEGHVYSYVVNHHPRHPAFDYPLVVALIELAEGTRLIANMTGVAPQDVEVGMPVVLDWIDPDPDLSLPAFRPAGPPRISKER from the coding sequence ATGAGCGGGAACGGCGAGGAGTACGAGGCGCGGCTCCAGGCGTGGGCCGGGCGGCCCTACGGCGCGCGGCGGACCGGGCAGGACCCGGTGAACATCCCCATGATCCGGCACTGGGTCGAGGCCATGGAGGACGGCAACCCCGTCTACCTGGACGAGGAGGCCGCCCGTGCCACGGGCCGCGACGGCGTCGTGGCGCCCGCGTCGATGATGCAGGCGTGGACGATGCGCGGGTACGCCGCGTCCGTCCGCGCCGACCCCGCGGGCCCCGACGAGCTGACCGAGCTGCTGGCCGAGGGCGGCTACACCTCCGTCGTCGCGACCGACTCGGAGTTCGAGTTCCACCGGGAGCTGGTGCCGGGCGACCGCGTCAGCGTCGAGGAGACCGTCGAGTCGATCTCCCCGGAGAAGAAGACGGCGCTCGGCGCCGGACGCTTCGTCAGCACGGTCAAGACGTACCGGGACGAGTCCGGCGAGGTCGTCGCCACGCAGCGGTGGCGCCTCCTGCGGTTCCGCCCCGCCGACAAGCCCGCCGGCAAGCCCGCCCCGGAGCCCGCGGAGGAGAAGCCGCCGCGCCCGCGCCCGGCGATCAATCTGGACAACGCGTTCTGGTTCGAGGCCGCCCGCGAGCACCGGCTCGTCATCCAGCGCTGCGCCGACTGCAAGTCGCTGCGGCACCCGCCGGGGCCGTGCTGCCCGCAGTGCGGGTCGTTCGACTGGGACACCGTCCAGGCGTCGGGCGAGGGCCACGTCTACAGCTACGTCGTCAACCACCACCCGCGCCACCCCGCCTTCGACTACCCGCTGGTCGTCGCGCTGATCGAGCTGGCCGAGGGGACGCGGCTGATCGCCAACATGACCGGGGTCGCGCCGCAGGACGTCGAGGTCGGCATGCCCGTCGTCCTCGACTGGATCGACCCGGACCCCGACCTGTCCCTGCCGGCGTTCCGCCCCGCCGGACCGCCCCGTATTTCCAAGGAGCGCTGA
- a CDS encoding acyl-CoA dehydrogenase family protein, producing the protein MDLRESEAHRELRAELRAYFAGLLPEDVRRRAGEQGVGGERFREIVKMLGNDGWLGYGWPEEYGGQGRSVAEQYVFFDEVQRAGLPFPFVTVNTVGPTLMRFGTDEQKRRYLPGILSGDIVFAIGYTEPDAGTDLASLRTRAVRDGDRYVIDGSKVFTSGANTADHIWLAARTNPDAPKHKGISILIVPTDADGFSWSPIPTVGGMVVTATYYNGVQVPASSVVGDVDGGWSLITTQLNHERIGLAALGGRMIRLWEDVREWARGNGVIDLPWVRADLARTHARLEAMRLMNWKMTMAVEAGTLTGAQAGAAKSYGTETHIDVQRTLTGILGAAGRIRPESPGAVLHGQIEQLSRQGIVNTFGGGVNEVLRDMVAVQGLGLPRSRRS; encoded by the coding sequence ATGGATCTGCGTGAGTCCGAGGCGCATCGCGAGTTGCGCGCGGAACTGAGGGCGTACTTCGCGGGCCTGCTGCCCGAGGACGTGCGGCGCCGCGCCGGCGAGCAGGGCGTCGGCGGCGAGCGGTTCCGCGAGATCGTCAAGATGCTCGGCAACGACGGCTGGCTCGGCTACGGCTGGCCGGAGGAGTACGGCGGGCAGGGCAGGTCGGTCGCCGAGCAGTACGTGTTCTTCGACGAGGTGCAGCGCGCCGGGCTGCCGTTCCCGTTCGTCACCGTCAACACGGTCGGCCCCACGCTGATGCGGTTCGGCACCGACGAGCAGAAGCGCAGGTACCTGCCCGGCATCCTGTCCGGCGACATCGTCTTCGCGATCGGCTACACCGAGCCCGACGCCGGGACCGACCTCGCCTCGCTGCGCACCAGGGCCGTCCGGGACGGCGACCGGTACGTCATCGACGGCAGCAAGGTCTTCACCAGCGGCGCCAACACCGCCGACCACATCTGGCTCGCGGCGCGCACGAACCCGGACGCGCCGAAGCACAAGGGCATCTCGATCCTGATCGTCCCGACCGACGCCGACGGGTTCTCCTGGAGCCCCATCCCGACGGTCGGCGGGATGGTCGTCACGGCGACGTACTACAACGGCGTCCAGGTGCCCGCGTCATCGGTGGTCGGGGACGTCGACGGCGGCTGGAGCCTGATCACCACGCAGCTCAACCACGAGCGCATCGGGCTCGCCGCGCTCGGCGGCCGGATGATCCGGCTGTGGGAGGACGTCCGCGAGTGGGCGCGCGGGAACGGGGTGATCGACCTGCCGTGGGTGCGGGCCGACCTCGCCCGCACGCACGCCAGGCTGGAGGCGATGCGGCTGATGAACTGGAAGATGACGATGGCGGTGGAGGCCGGGACGCTGACCGGCGCGCAGGCCGGCGCCGCCAAGTCCTACGGGACCGAGACGCACATCGACGTCCAGCGGACGCTGACCGGCATCCTCGGCGCCGCCGGCCGGATCCGCCCCGAGTCGCCGGGGGCCGTGCTGCACGGGCAGATCGAGCAGCTGTCGCGGCAGGGCATCGTCAACACCTTCGGCGGCGGCGTCAACGAGGTGCTGCGCGACATGGTCGCCGTCCAGGGACTGGGTCTGCCGAGGTCGAGGCGGTCATGA